The Methanosphaera sp. sequence GAGAAAATAACTTCATAAAAACACGACAAGCACAGAAAATCTATGATGAAATAATAGATACAATACTTAAATTTGCAAATACAACATATGCAAAAAATCGTATCAGACTTATGATGCCAACAAATAATATTGACATGATAAAAGATACAAATAAGTTAATAATTGACACATTAAATGAAACAGAAGACCTTGACTATAACTATATCAGCAAACTTTATGCAAATATTAAGCCACTTGATGATGATATAAATCCAAGCTTTGATGATACATATGCAATAATATGTGAAGACTATGATGACTACCTTGAATTTATAAAACGTGGATATAACAAATACACAGATATTTATCCAATAGAGGATCATCCAAATATAGATGACTATGAATTTATACTCTATGTATATAATGAATTTCTCATAGAACCACCAAGTGGTGCAAATATTATAAGTATAAAAAATACAGCAGAAGAATATGAAATACAACCAAATAGTGTACTTGAATATTACATACAAAATCTTAAAATCCTAGAAAATGTCTACACACTAAGAAAATATCTTAAAAAAGACAGTATAATAGGTGATGTAATAAATACAATTAAATCAATTAATCCAGATAAGGAAAACATCAAACCAATTGAGACAACAGTTGAAGAAATAAAAGATGAAGCAGATGCAATAATAAATGCCCAGATAAAACAGATAAATCTTGTTGGCGATGAAGTATTACAACTATTAAATGCTGATGAAGATATGCCACCAAAGATTATGAAAATCTATAAAGATGTTCTTAATGATGCATGTCAAAAACTTGCAGATGAAACAGGAATATTATTTGATCCATTCATAATACAATATCCACTAAAAATAGATTATAATGAGATTAAAAGAGTAAATGAAAATATGATGGCAACAATTCATCTAAATGAATATGAAAAAAAGATCAATGCATGTTCAATATTATCTGAATGTAAAAAACAGATAATAGATGAAGTAGATGAAATAATACACTATGACTACCAGTTTGCACTTGCTGCATTCTACAAAAAGTATGACCTGTCAATTGCAGAAATTGGTGATAAATATATACTAGATGGAGCATTACATCTTAAACTTAAAGAAGATGAAATAGAAAATGATACTTCTATGCAGCCTGTCATGTATAATCTTGATGATGAAAACAATATAATTCTTCTTACAGGAGCAAACAGTGGTGGTAAAACAACACTTCTTGA is a genomic window containing:
- a CDS encoding AAA family ATPase, translating into MKISDIENIKGVGPKITQKIIQTYQDYDNFKESIENYEIDKLMNIQGLSNKKALEIAQYILGYGENNFIKTRQAQKIYDEIIDTILKFANTTYAKNRIRLMMPTNNIDMIKDTNKLIIDTLNETEDLDYNYISKLYANIKPLDDDINPSFDDTYAIICEDYDDYLEFIKRGYNKYTDIYPIEDHPNIDDYEFILYVYNEFLIEPPSGANIISIKNTAEEYEIQPNSVLEYYIQNLKILENVYTLRKYLKKDSIIGDVINTIKSINPDKENIKPIETTVEEIKDEADAIINAQIKQINLVGDEVLQLLNADEDMPPKIMKIYKDVLNDACQKLADETGILFDPFIIQYPLKIDYNEIKRVNENMMATIHLNEYEKKINACSILSECKKQIIDEVDEIIHYDYQFALAAFYKKYDLSIAEIGDKYILDGALHLKLKEDEIENDTSMQPVMYNLDDENNIILLTGANSGGKTTLLETLAQLNIMAHMGIGVCAKSATIAHTDEVYYFTKRQSLNAGAFETFLKSFIPAAVGDMRKLILIDELESITELEAAIKIITGFIQLIEDKDNYAIIVTHMAPEILKQTKDLNIRVDGIEAKGLDENYNLIVDRNPRINYLAKSTPELILKRVYEKSQQPQKDIYKKILDKF